From the genome of Nicotiana sylvestris chromosome 2, ASM39365v2, whole genome shotgun sequence, one region includes:
- the LOC104221571 gene encoding uncharacterized protein, producing MRNLECQMGQLASAQNTRPVGALPSDTEANPKMSLNAMSLRNGRQLEEVQSKKRKHVNFNERPAIIESTSEKSKESEKPAGEAVAEQALPLVVRPPPSFLQRLQRVKDNAAYKKFLDILKQVQINIPLVNILQKVPKYAKYIKDIVANKRRLTEFETVALTKECSSRIQSKLPHKLKDPCSFTIQISISKHAFGRALCDLGASINLMPLSVFRQLRLGVPRPTTA from the exons atgagaaatttggagtgcCAAATGGGACAGCTTGCCAGTGCTCAAAACACTAGACCAGTTGGAGCTCTTCCAAGTGACACTGAAGCTAATCCTAAGATGTCCCTTAATGCCATGTCGTTGAGGAATGGGAGACAATTAGAAGAAGTTCAGTCAAAAAAGAGGAAACATGTGAATTTTAATGAGAGGCCAGCCATTATAGAATCAACATCAGAAAAATCTAAGGAGTCAGAGAAGCCAGCTGGAGAGGCGGTGGCTGAGCAAGCCCTACCATTGGTTGTAAGGCCACCACCTTCGTTCCTTCAAAGATTGCAGAGAGTCAAGGATAACGCCGCGTATAAAAAATTTCTTGATATTTTGAAGCAGGTGCAAATTAATATTCCATTGGTTAACATATTACAAAAAGTTCCCAAATATGCAAAGTACATCAAAGACATAGTGGCCAATAAAAGAAGGCTGACCGAGTTCGAAACTGTGGCACTCACTAAGGAGTGTAGCTCAAGAATTCAAAGCAAGTTACCTCATAAATTGAAGGATCCATGTAGTTTCACAATCCAAATTTCGATTAGTAAACATGCATTTGGGCGGGCTTTATGTGATCTTGGAGCGAGCATCAATTTGATGCCGCTATCTGTGTTCAGACAGTTGAGGTTGGGTGTGCCTCGCCCAACAACG GCCTGA